The following proteins are encoded in a genomic region of Fundidesulfovibrio putealis DSM 16056:
- a CDS encoding RluA family pseudouridine synthase, with amino-acid sequence MPSEPSHAVTAPANSPKILTVSPAEAGQKLVQYLGRVLGKDLPGSVLMRWIRTGQVRVDGKRAKPFDRLDAGQAVRLPPFAEIPQTAQSVTPLDLPVLARTDDWLVIAKPVGLPVHPGSGWTDSVQTRLALAFAGSAFVPSIAHRLDRDTSGVLLVARTHRALTSAHALFKGGGAAKEYLCWVRGRWELSGLNEPVEMLDRLEKCGPEGREKMVRASGGDGKEARLRATPLVIQAEHTLVAVRLFTGRTHQIRAQLSLRGHAIVGDAKYGGGAPPMLLHAWRLAIGEDVFACPPPWAGRWTVGDDLLETPAPR; translated from the coding sequence ATGCCATCAGAACCGTCCCACGCCGTGACCGCGCCCGCCAATTCCCCGAAGATACTGACCGTCTCCCCAGCCGAGGCCGGGCAGAAGCTGGTGCAGTACCTGGGGCGCGTGCTGGGAAAAGACCTGCCGGGCTCGGTGCTCATGCGCTGGATACGCACCGGGCAGGTGCGCGTGGACGGCAAGCGGGCCAAGCCCTTCGACCGCCTGGACGCCGGGCAGGCCGTGCGCCTCCCCCCCTTCGCGGAGATTCCCCAAACAGCACAAAGCGTCACACCCCTGGACCTGCCGGTGCTGGCCCGGACGGACGACTGGCTGGTGATCGCAAAACCGGTCGGTCTGCCCGTGCATCCGGGCAGCGGCTGGACGGACTCGGTGCAGACCCGGCTTGCGCTGGCGTTTGCCGGGTCGGCCTTCGTGCCATCCATCGCCCACCGACTGGACCGCGACACCTCCGGCGTGCTGCTGGTGGCCAGGACGCACCGGGCGCTGACCTCGGCGCACGCCCTGTTCAAGGGCGGCGGCGCGGCCAAGGAGTACCTGTGCTGGGTGCGGGGGCGCTGGGAGTTGTCTGGGCTTAATGAGCCCGTGGAGATGCTGGACCGCCTGGAGAAGTGCGGCCCCGAGGGACGCGAGAAGATGGTCCGCGCCTCTGGAGGCGACGGCAAAGAGGCCAGGCTTAGGGCCACGCCCCTGGTGATTCAGGCGGAACACACGCTTGTGGCCGTGCGGCTGTTCACCGGGCGCACCCATCAGATCCGCGCGCAGCTCAGTCTTCGCGGCCACGCCATCGTGGGCGACGCCAAGTACGGGGGAGGCGCCCCGCCCATGCTGCTGCACGCCTGGAGGCTGGCGATAGGCGAGGACGTGTTCGCCTGCCCGCCGCCCTGGGCCGGGCGGTGGACAGTGGGGGACGATCTGCTGGAGACGCCTGCACCGCGCTGA
- a CDS encoding MoaD/ThiS family protein produces MIVTVRCLASLSRLQPDPPHMDFPEGAVLADVYQRLGLAPDPDVVAILDGGPANPLTPLKNGCVIELVPMVEGG; encoded by the coding sequence ATGATAGTCACGGTTCGTTGTCTGGCTTCGCTGTCGCGGTTGCAGCCCGATCCCCCGCACATGGACTTCCCGGAGGGGGCGGTCCTGGCGGACGTCTACCAACGGCTGGGCCTCGCGCCTGACCCGGACGTGGTGGCCATCCTGGATGGCGGTCCGGCAAACCCGCTGACACCCTTGAAAAATGGCTGCGTGATCGAGCTTGTGCCAATGGTCGAGGGAGGTTGA
- a CDS encoding FecR family protein: MKAARYVVIFMILVWAAVQALADTPKPAGTIDELVGQAEARSGQDAPRKLAKGAPVFAKDVISTPTDKDKARVAFTDGSALEIGPQSMVALKDFAFDEANKDNSRQNIAMGKGVFRFITGKVVAQNPDNLKIESPLSVIGIRGTTTDHWIKVKPSAPGEVEAELHALRETKTQSEVIVEAEGQKLVLNKPDQVAWVRPNLPGAVRSLTDDEKQTFGRTPVTRAPFDPPARSSFIGGAN, from the coding sequence ATGAAAGCCGCACGATATGTCGTAATTTTCATGATTTTGGTCTGGGCCGCCGTCCAGGCGCTGGCCGACACCCCCAAGCCCGCCGGAACCATCGACGAACTGGTGGGGCAGGCCGAGGCCAGGTCCGGCCAGGACGCCCCGCGCAAGCTGGCCAAGGGCGCGCCCGTGTTCGCCAAGGACGTGATCTCCACGCCCACGGACAAGGACAAGGCCCGCGTGGCCTTCACGGACGGCTCCGCCCTGGAGATCGGGCCGCAGTCCATGGTGGCGCTCAAGGACTTCGCCTTCGACGAGGCCAACAAGGACAACTCCCGCCAGAACATCGCCATGGGCAAGGGAGTGTTCCGTTTCATCACCGGCAAGGTAGTGGCCCAGAACCCGGACAACCTGAAGATCGAGAGTCCGCTGTCGGTCATCGGCATCCGGGGCACCACCACGGACCACTGGATAAAGGTGAAGCCGTCCGCTCCGGGAGAGGTGGAGGCCGAGCTGCACGCGCTGCGCGAGACCAAGACCCAGAGCGAAGTGATCGTCGAGGCCGAAGGGCAGAAGCTGGTGCTGAACAAGCCCGATCAGGTGGCCTGGGTGCGCCCCAACCTGCCTGGAGCGGTGCGCTCGCTGACCGACGACGAGAAGCAGACCTTCGGCAGGACGCCGGTTACCCGCGCGCCCTTCGACCCGCCCGCCCGGTCCAGCTTCATCGGCGGGGCCAATTGA
- a CDS encoding TrmH family RNA methyltransferase yields the protein MDNVVMGRKPVLELVGRDPGSIEHVVLRQGLKGQDIKELIDACKASGIRFRFLPDDSLERSVPGCRQGVAAFVAAKSFVELDELLDNARRAPLPVILALDQVQDPGNVGSLARTLLALGGGGLIVPKHHGARLGGAASKSSAGALERLPVRLCTNLSRELEACYDAGFTIYKAEAGPKGGDVFKADFNFPLVLVLGGEEKGVRPGVAKRCEGSLFIPMPGGFESLNVAQAGAVVLGQMARQAFSGKK from the coding sequence ATGGACAACGTCGTCATGGGCCGCAAACCGGTCCTGGAACTGGTCGGACGCGACCCCGGAAGCATCGAGCACGTGGTGTTGCGACAGGGCCTGAAGGGCCAGGACATCAAGGAACTGATCGACGCCTGCAAGGCGTCTGGCATCCGTTTCCGCTTCCTGCCCGATGATTCGCTGGAGCGCAGCGTGCCCGGCTGCCGCCAGGGCGTGGCCGCCTTCGTGGCCGCGAAATCGTTCGTGGAACTGGACGAGCTTCTGGACAACGCACGCCGCGCTCCCCTGCCCGTGATCCTGGCCCTGGACCAGGTGCAGGACCCCGGCAACGTGGGGAGCCTTGCCCGGACGCTGCTTGCGCTTGGCGGCGGCGGGCTGATCGTGCCCAAGCATCACGGCGCTCGCCTGGGCGGCGCAGCCTCGAAAAGCTCCGCTGGAGCGCTTGAGCGGTTGCCGGTGCGCCTGTGCACCAACCTCTCGCGCGAGCTGGAAGCCTGCTACGACGCCGGGTTCACCATCTACAAGGCCGAGGCCGGACCCAAGGGCGGGGACGTGTTCAAGGCCGATTTCAATTTCCCGCTGGTGCTGGTGCTCGGCGGTGAGGAAAAGGGCGTGCGGCCCGGCGTGGCCAAGCGCTGCGAGGGGAGCCTGTTCATTCCCATGCCGGGAGGGTTCGAGTCGCTGAACGTGGCCCAGGCCGGGGCCGTGGTGCTGGGACAGATGGCCCGGCAGGCCTTTTCAGGAAAAAAGTAG
- a CDS encoding tetratricopeptide repeat protein has protein sequence MRRATSLILVCLCLALAAGCAKKAPPMEPTAQEFFDSGMRYFNQENYTMALSEFEMAVSKSPSFVDANYYVGLSAWKLNMIDKSKRAFIATLNLNPNHVQARESLGILSYNISDFTEAKRHLEAARNLNSINPQVYYCLGKIYVMEGRCPEALEVFQKGLVVDSTYLPLKTEFENAKRTCGKGGGTKAPPVIYEKKFRGGGKAIDPSDF, from the coding sequence ATGCGCCGCGCTACTTCACTCATCCTCGTCTGTCTGTGTCTGGCTCTGGCCGCCGGCTGCGCCAAGAAAGCCCCCCCGATGGAACCCACGGCCCAGGAGTTCTTCGACTCCGGCATGCGCTACTTCAACCAGGAAAACTACACCATGGCCCTCTCCGAGTTCGAGATGGCCGTGTCCAAGAGCCCCAGCTTCGTGGACGCCAACTACTACGTGGGCCTGTCCGCCTGGAAGCTCAACATGATCGACAAGTCCAAGCGGGCCTTCATCGCCACCCTGAACCTGAACCCCAACCACGTTCAGGCCCGCGAGTCGCTGGGCATCCTCTCCTACAACATCTCGGACTTCACCGAGGCCAAGCGCCATCTTGAGGCCGCGCGCAACCTGAACTCCATCAACCCCCAGGTGTACTACTGCCTGGGCAAGATCTACGTGATGGAAGGCCGCTGCCCCGAGGCCCTGGAAGTGTTCCAGAAGGGTCTGGTGGTTGATTCCACCTACCTGCCCCTGAAGACCGAGTTCGAAAACGCCAAGCGCACCTGCGGCAAGGGCGGCGGCACCAAGGCCCCGCCGGTGATCTACGAGAAGAAGTTCCGTGGCGGCGGCAAGGCCATCGACCCCAGCGACTTCTAA
- a CDS encoding MBOAT family O-acyltransferase produces the protein MPVDSPLFLLAFLPALLALNAMTPASFRALLLLAASLLFYALSDVSSLPVFTASIAMNMVLGLGIGRSSGASRRAALAIGVAANLGLLAWSKYYLFALAQLPQTAAPALEILRPLAPSGMPLGVSFFTFSAIAYLVDIARDKAAPETNPVRFGLFMAFFPKITAGPIARIQDMFPQSASGPGRPCLEDLREGLSRLGVGLAKKVLLAGSLGPMADAAFGLPAGELDMGTAWLGLVCYSLQLYFDFSGYTDMAVGLGRMFGYHLPENFNYPYSAQSVREFWRRWHMTLSSWFRDYLYIPLGGGRVAPWKVQRNLLIVFALCGLWHGASWSFVIWGLWHGLFLAMERTRVGRVLDALPRPARHAYALLAVGLGWVFFRAADLTSALAYMQALFSFHWEGFDYTWMVRVNRATLTMLALALIGSVPAVPWLASRLDAATLALRPVLARLLPPALLAAALLQLAAGTHSPFIYAQF, from the coding sequence ATGCCTGTCGATTCGCCGCTGTTCCTGCTGGCCTTCCTGCCCGCGCTGCTGGCCCTGAACGCCATGACGCCCGCGAGCTTCCGCGCGCTCCTGCTGCTGGCGGCCAGCCTGCTCTTCTACGCCTTGAGCGACGTGTCGTCGCTGCCTGTGTTCACGGCGTCCATTGCCATGAACATGGTGCTTGGTCTGGGCATCGGGAGATCTTCCGGCGCGTCCCGGCGTGCGGCGCTGGCGATCGGCGTGGCCGCCAACCTTGGGCTTCTGGCCTGGTCGAAGTACTACCTCTTCGCCCTGGCCCAGCTGCCCCAGACTGCGGCTCCGGCACTGGAGATACTAAGGCCCCTGGCTCCCTCGGGCATGCCGCTTGGCGTCTCCTTCTTCACCTTCTCGGCCATCGCCTATCTGGTGGACATCGCCAGGGACAAGGCCGCGCCCGAGACCAACCCGGTCCGCTTCGGCCTGTTCATGGCCTTCTTCCCGAAGATCACCGCCGGTCCCATCGCCCGCATCCAGGACATGTTCCCCCAGAGCGCTTCCGGGCCGGGCCGTCCGTGTCTCGAGGACCTGCGGGAGGGCCTGTCCCGCCTGGGCGTGGGACTGGCCAAGAAGGTGCTGCTGGCCGGGTCCCTCGGCCCCATGGCTGACGCGGCCTTCGGGCTGCCCGCAGGCGAGCTGGACATGGGCACGGCCTGGCTGGGGCTTGTCTGCTATTCGCTCCAGCTCTATTTCGACTTCTCCGGCTACACGGACATGGCCGTAGGCCTTGGACGCATGTTCGGCTACCATCTGCCCGAGAACTTCAACTATCCCTACAGCGCCCAGTCCGTGCGCGAGTTCTGGCGGCGCTGGCACATGACGCTCTCCAGCTGGTTCCGCGACTACCTGTACATCCCGCTGGGCGGCGGACGCGTGGCCCCCTGGAAGGTGCAGCGCAACCTGCTGATCGTGTTCGCGCTGTGCGGCCTGTGGCACGGGGCAAGCTGGAGCTTCGTGATCTGGGGGCTGTGGCACGGGCTGTTCCTGGCCATGGAGCGCACGCGCGTGGGCCGCGTGCTGGACGCCCTGCCGCGACCGGCCCGCCACGCCTACGCCCTGCTGGCCGTGGGCCTTGGGTGGGTGTTCTTCCGCGCCGCCGACCTGACCTCGGCGCTTGCCTACATGCAGGCCCTGTTCAGCTTCCACTGGGAGGGCTTCGACTACACCTGGATGGTTCGGGTGAACCGCGCCACGCTGACCATGCTGGCCCTGGCGCTTATCGGCAGCGTCCCTGCCGTGCCCTGGCTGGCTTCGCGCCTGGACGCGGCAACGCTTGCGCTGCGTCCCGTTCTTGCGCGCCTGCTGCCTCCGGCGCTTTTGGCCGCCGCCCTGCTGCAACTGGCCGCAGGGACCCACTCACCTTTCATCTACGCGCAATTTTAA
- a CDS encoding LysM peptidoglycan-binding domain-containing protein has product MPVSPRLFLKLLLVFCLAFSGACAKKQVSDNQDMKPNLDPELSDDFLKIKRPRPLTLQEKEALASKTDIPFNLDVAETEEVQAFLTYFTQERRETMERWLERAAPHLPYIRAVLATHKLPPDIIALPFIESGYNTMAYSPVGAGGMWQFMPATGRRFGLSVDWWEDERRNPYLATIAAAKYLGELYNMFGDWNLALAAYNCGEGKMSRVISQSGHTNFFDIAKNPNLLKQETRHYVPKFLAVLKVFKNLKALGFKPVNWSAGQVLEEVPVPGGTDLAALAEACSMSWDEFHKYNSGFRRQVSPPDRASQVYVPVTKKELALAYLANPTCVANRGIRSYTTAGTDSWWNISKRTGVPIAALRQMNPTVGDAVTPGQTVYVPLDSSAQDSALADLDDRPAGRAEVAKSQVHKLKKGESLAALAKQYGVSQTDILKANSLKSEKQLAAGKSITIPGKAVAAGAACPPVQPKSGVAVAEAKTVEVKKGLTLAAVAAANKVDVKTLMAANGISSEKDLKAGMKLKIPGEVASAPVAAQTAAAKQPEAPAKNQAQAEKLAALAKSQQPAPQPVAQAPASSKDPKAAPAQAAASPAKDAKGAPVQVAAAKNQPSPAPAPAKDAHKPSGPVQYKVENGETVWSIARKFKVDPVALLSWNNLDKSVHLKPGDKLKINVQ; this is encoded by the coding sequence ATGCCCGTATCGCCGCGACTGTTTCTGAAACTCCTTCTCGTCTTTTGTCTGGCCTTTTCTGGCGCGTGCGCCAAGAAGCAGGTCTCCGACAACCAGGACATGAAGCCCAACCTCGATCCCGAGCTCTCCGACGATTTCCTCAAGATAAAACGCCCCAGGCCCCTGACCCTGCAGGAGAAGGAGGCCCTGGCCTCCAAGACCGACATCCCCTTCAACCTGGACGTTGCGGAGACCGAAGAGGTCCAGGCCTTCCTGACCTACTTCACCCAGGAGCGCCGCGAGACCATGGAACGCTGGCTGGAGCGCGCCGCGCCGCACCTGCCCTACATCCGCGCCGTGCTGGCCACCCACAAGCTGCCCCCCGACATCATCGCGCTGCCCTTCATCGAGTCCGGTTACAACACCATGGCCTACTCGCCGGTGGGCGCGGGCGGCATGTGGCAGTTCATGCCCGCCACTGGCCGCCGTTTCGGCCTCTCCGTCGACTGGTGGGAGGACGAGCGCAGAAACCCCTATCTGGCCACCATCGCCGCCGCCAAATACCTGGGCGAGCTCTACAACATGTTCGGCGACTGGAACCTGGCCCTGGCCGCCTACAACTGCGGCGAAGGCAAGATGAGCCGCGTCATCAGCCAGTCCGGCCATACCAACTTTTTCGACATCGCCAAGAATCCCAACCTCCTCAAGCAGGAGACCCGCCACTACGTGCCCAAGTTCCTGGCCGTGCTCAAGGTGTTCAAGAACCTGAAGGCCCTGGGCTTCAAGCCGGTCAACTGGAGCGCCGGGCAGGTGCTTGAAGAGGTGCCCGTCCCCGGCGGCACCGACCTTGCCGCCCTGGCCGAGGCCTGCTCCATGAGCTGGGACGAGTTCCACAAGTACAACTCCGGTTTCCGCCGCCAGGTGAGCCCGCCGGACCGCGCAAGCCAGGTCTATGTGCCGGTCACCAAGAAGGAGCTGGCCCTGGCCTATCTTGCCAACCCCACCTGCGTGGCCAACCGGGGCATCCGCTCCTACACCACCGCCGGGACCGACTCCTGGTGGAACATTTCTAAGCGCACCGGAGTGCCCATCGCGGCGCTTCGCCAGATGAACCCCACCGTTGGCGACGCCGTGACCCCCGGCCAGACCGTGTACGTGCCCCTGGACAGCTCCGCCCAGGACTCCGCGCTGGCCGACCTGGACGACAGGCCCGCCGGACGCGCTGAGGTGGCCAAGTCTCAGGTCCACAAGCTCAAGAAGGGCGAGAGCCTGGCCGCCCTGGCCAAGCAGTACGGCGTGTCCCAGACGGACATCCTCAAGGCCAACAGCCTGAAATCCGAAAAGCAGCTGGCTGCGGGCAAGTCCATCACCATTCCCGGCAAGGCCGTTGCCGCAGGGGCCGCCTGTCCGCCCGTGCAGCCCAAGTCCGGCGTGGCCGTGGCCGAGGCCAAAACCGTGGAGGTCAAGAAGGGGCTCACCCTGGCCGCCGTGGCCGCCGCCAACAAGGTGGACGTGAAGACCCTGATGGCCGCCAACGGCATAAGCTCGGAGAAGGACCTCAAGGCCGGGATGAAGCTGAAGATTCCGGGCGAGGTGGCCTCCGCCCCTGTTGCGGCCCAGACCGCAGCGGCCAAGCAGCCCGAAGCCCCGGCCAAGAATCAGGCCCAGGCCGAGAAGCTGGCCGCCCTGGCCAAGAGCCAGCAGCCCGCGCCTCAGCCGGTCGCGCAGGCTCCTGCATCGTCCAAGGACCCCAAAGCCGCCCCCGCCCAGGCTGCCGCATCACCGGCCAAGGATGCCAAGGGCGCGCCCGTCCAGGTCGCTGCCGCCAAGAACCAGCCCTCGCCCGCACCAGCTCCCGCAAAGGACGCGCACAAGCCCAGCGGCCCCGTGCAGTACAAGGTGGAGAACGGCGAGACGGTCTGGAGCATCGCCCGCAAGTTCAAGGTGGACCCGGTGGCTCTTTTGAGCTGGAACAACCTGGACAAGTCCGTGCACCTGAAGCCGGGCGACAAACTGAAGATCAACGTGCAGTAG
- a CDS encoding response regulator, with translation MLRFLITDDDDVTHAFLRHVLVGLGDVGHAFSGVESVERCRDALKRGTPFTCLFMDVLMPGMNGLEAVRRIRQLYAEEGVPAPLCVLVSCVSYAECLAGGLVPGSVDRYIAKPFELHTVLTVLAELGIGQAPVRAAGEGFW, from the coding sequence ATGCTTCGCTTTCTTATTACCGATGACGACGATGTCACACACGCCTTCCTGCGCCACGTTCTGGTGGGGCTGGGGGACGTGGGGCACGCCTTTTCCGGCGTCGAGTCGGTGGAGCGCTGCCGCGACGCCCTGAAGCGGGGCACGCCCTTCACCTGCCTGTTCATGGATGTGCTGATGCCCGGCATGAACGGCCTGGAGGCCGTGCGCCGGATCCGCCAGCTGTACGCCGAGGAGGGGGTGCCCGCTCCCCTGTGCGTCCTGGTCAGCTGCGTGTCCTATGCGGAATGCCTCGCGGGGGGCTTGGTCCCCGGCTCCGTGGACCGCTACATCGCCAAGCCTTTCGAGCTTCACACAGTCCTCACCGTCCTGGCCGAGTTGGGCATTGGACAGGCTCCAGTCCGGGCGGCGGGCGAGGGCTTCTGGTGA
- a CDS encoding molybdopterin molybdotransferase MoeA, translating to MEKGFLDLISSDAFRELLAGFPPLEAETVPLEAALGRYLAHDLLSPEDLPVFARSSMDGFAVRAADCYGATETNPGYLDLAGDLDITAVSAETLRPGCCVRVVTGSSLPPGADAVVMVEQTQDLGADTIEIRKAVAPGENMMQAREDAAAGQAVLSAGTLIRPAETGLLAALGVGSVPVRRRPVVAILSTGDELVPVSGKPRPGQIRDANAPALAAMCVQSGAVPLCMGIVPDRVEAIAEALTLALSKADVVFLSGGSSVGVRDLTIEALSHLPDTTVLAHGLTVSPGKPTILARSGNKAIWGLPGQTASAQVVMFVFGCPFLSHLAGDAQAFCRPRPEIQAVLSRNVASRQGREDFVRVRLETNGGGSAKAVPVLGKSGLLKTLVQAQGLIRIPAGLEGLEAGSTIQVTLL from the coding sequence GTGGAAAAGGGCTTTCTCGATCTCATTTCGTCCGACGCTTTCCGTGAACTCCTGGCGGGCTTTCCCCCGCTTGAGGCAGAGACCGTCCCGCTGGAGGCGGCGCTTGGGCGTTACCTGGCCCATGACCTGCTCTCCCCTGAGGACCTGCCGGTGTTCGCCCGCTCCAGCATGGACGGCTTCGCCGTGCGCGCCGCCGACTGCTACGGCGCCACCGAGACCAACCCCGGCTACCTTGACCTGGCTGGCGATCTGGACATCACCGCCGTGTCCGCCGAGACGCTTCGTCCCGGCTGCTGCGTGCGCGTGGTCACCGGTTCGAGCCTGCCGCCCGGTGCGGACGCCGTGGTCATGGTGGAGCAGACCCAGGATCTGGGCGCGGACACCATCGAGATCAGGAAGGCCGTGGCCCCCGGCGAGAACATGATGCAGGCCCGCGAGGACGCCGCCGCCGGGCAGGCCGTGCTGTCCGCCGGGACGCTCATCCGGCCTGCCGAGACCGGACTTCTGGCGGCGCTTGGCGTGGGCTCCGTGCCGGTGCGCAGGCGGCCCGTGGTGGCCATCCTGTCCACCGGGGACGAGCTGGTGCCGGTCTCCGGCAAGCCGCGCCCCGGCCAGATCCGCGACGCCAACGCCCCGGCCCTGGCCGCCATGTGCGTGCAGTCCGGGGCGGTTCCCTTGTGCATGGGCATCGTGCCGGACCGGGTGGAGGCCATCGCCGAGGCGCTCACGCTGGCTCTCAGCAAGGCCGATGTGGTCTTTTTGTCGGGCGGAAGCTCGGTCGGCGTGCGCGATCTGACCATCGAGGCCCTGTCCCATCTGCCGGACACCACCGTGCTGGCCCACGGGTTGACCGTGAGCCCGGGCAAGCCCACCATCCTGGCGCGCTCCGGCAACAAGGCCATCTGGGGCCTGCCGGGCCAGACCGCCTCGGCCCAGGTGGTCATGTTCGTGTTCGGTTGTCCTTTTCTCTCCCACCTCGCGGGCGACGCCCAGGCGTTTTGCAGGCCGCGCCCCGAAATCCAGGCCGTGCTCTCACGCAACGTGGCCTCGCGCCAGGGGCGCGAGGATTTCGTGCGCGTTCGCCTGGAAACAAACGGAGGCGGTTCTGCCAAGGCCGTCCCGGTGCTCGGCAAGTCCGGTTTGCTGAAAACCCTGGTTCAGGCCCAGGGCCTCATCCGTATCCCGGCCGGCCTCGAAGGCCTGGAGGCCGGCAGCACAATTCAGGTGACGCTGCTATGA
- a CDS encoding MerR family transcriptional regulator: MKNDKPQKTYKIGQIAALLGLKPFVLRFWETEFPALKPIRTPKGQRLYTEDHLRLLKSIQHLMHTEGMTLEGARRKLAEHKRQNELKTLVRRELEEIRHLLSSEDV; encoded by the coding sequence GTGAAAAACGACAAGCCACAGAAGACGTACAAAATAGGCCAGATCGCAGCTCTTTTGGGACTCAAGCCCTTCGTGCTGCGTTTCTGGGAGACGGAATTCCCCGCGCTCAAGCCGATCCGCACCCCTAAAGGCCAGCGTCTCTACACCGAGGACCACCTGCGTCTGCTCAAATCCATCCAGCACCTGATGCACACCGAAGGCATGACTCTTGAAGGAGCACGCCGAAAGCTTGCCGAGCACAAACGCCAGAACGAGTTGAAAACCCTGGTGCGGCGCGAGCTTGAGGAAATCAGGCACCTGCTGAGTTCGGAGGATGTTTGA
- the moaA gene encoding GTP 3',8-cyclase MoaA, whose amino-acid sequence MESRTALSSRLDSPRLADSFGRVVNYLRVSVTDRCNLRCMYCRPVQDFKAIEHSDILSYEEYLRIIKLAVPLGLSKIRLTGGEPLARRGFHRFLDEVMKAAPGMDVRLTTNGTLLAGQAKTLAGLGLKAVNISLDSLDPETFHRITGADLFHQARSSIDECLEAGIRVKVNAVALKGLNDHELPAFLELARTHPLDMRFIEFMPIGGDTLWDDTLYWPASDILERAGQLAELSPVVYGDEGHGPARMWQIAGGQGRLGVISGLSGHYCLTCNRLRLTCDGRLRPCLYSDTEYRLRPLLRSEKSSDGKVLEVLRRALARKPMGHKLLAERGRRGVCAKSMTSIGG is encoded by the coding sequence ATGGAATCGCGCACTGCACTTTCTTCCCGCCTGGATTCGCCCCGGCTGGCCGACAGCTTCGGACGCGTTGTCAACTATCTGCGGGTGAGCGTCACCGACCGCTGCAACCTGCGCTGCATGTATTGCCGCCCGGTGCAGGATTTCAAGGCCATCGAGCACTCCGACATCCTCTCCTACGAGGAGTACCTGCGGATAATAAAGCTGGCCGTTCCCCTGGGGCTCAGCAAGATCCGCCTCACCGGGGGCGAGCCCCTGGCGCGCCGGGGCTTCCACCGCTTCCTGGACGAGGTGATGAAGGCTGCGCCGGGCATGGACGTGCGCCTGACCACCAACGGCACGCTGCTGGCCGGGCAGGCTAAAACGCTTGCGGGCCTTGGGCTCAAGGCCGTCAACATTTCGCTCGATTCGCTCGACCCCGAGACCTTCCACCGCATCACCGGGGCGGACCTGTTCCATCAGGCGCGCAGCTCCATCGACGAGTGCCTGGAGGCCGGAATCCGCGTCAAGGTGAACGCCGTGGCCCTCAAGGGCCTGAACGACCACGAGCTGCCCGCCTTCCTGGAACTGGCCCGCACCCACCCCCTGGACATGCGCTTCATCGAGTTCATGCCCATCGGCGGCGACACCCTGTGGGACGACACCCTGTACTGGCCCGCCTCGGACATCCTGGAGCGCGCCGGACAACTGGCCGAGCTCTCCCCGGTGGTTTACGGCGACGAGGGGCACGGCCCGGCCCGCATGTGGCAGATCGCGGGCGGCCAGGGCCGCCTGGGGGTGATCTCCGGGCTGTCCGGCCACTACTGCCTGACCTGCAACCGCCTGCGCCTGACCTGTGACGGCAGGCTGCGCCCCTGCCTGTACTCCGACACCGAGTACCGGCTGCGCCCGCTTTTGCGCTCGGAGAAGTCCAGCGACGGCAAGGTGCTGGAGGTGCTCAGGCGCGCGTTGGCGCGAAAGCCCATGGGGCACAAACTTCTGGCCGAGCGGGGCAGGCGCGGCGTGTGCGCCAAGTCCATGACCTCCATCGGGGGATGA
- a CDS encoding 2-amino-3,7-dideoxy-D-threo-hept-6-ulosonate synthase: protein MHIGKTIRIERIFNRDTGRAIIVPLDHGVTVGPIAGLTDMRDTVTRIVEGGANAVLMHKGVVPCGHRARGRDIGLIVHLSASTVLSPFPGAKTLVCDVEEAVYLGADAVSLHLNLGDDSERDMLADAGRITRDAARLGIPVLAMVYGRGPKITDEFAPDVVAHCARVGMELGADVVKVPYTGDPESFASVVAGARIPVVIAGGPKTATTRDFLRMVFDSVQAGGSGLSVGRNIFQHKDPTRLLQALGKIVHDGWEVDEAMKGLEGLGE from the coding sequence ATGCACATCGGCAAAACCATCCGCATCGAACGCATCTTCAACCGCGACACGGGCCGGGCCATCATCGTCCCCCTGGACCACGGCGTCACCGTAGGCCCCATCGCGGGCCTGACCGACATGCGAGACACGGTCACCCGCATCGTGGAAGGCGGGGCCAACGCCGTGCTCATGCACAAGGGCGTGGTCCCCTGCGGACACCGGGCGCGCGGGCGCGACATCGGGCTTATCGTACACTTGTCGGCATCCACCGTGCTTTCGCCCTTCCCCGGCGCCAAGACCCTGGTCTGCGACGTGGAAGAGGCCGTGTACCTGGGCGCGGACGCCGTGAGCCTGCACCTGAACCTGGGCGACGACTCCGAGCGCGACATGCTGGCCGACGCAGGCCGCATCACCCGCGACGCCGCCCGCCTGGGCATCCCGGTGCTGGCCATGGTCTACGGGCGCGGCCCCAAGATCACGGACGAATTCGCCCCGGACGTGGTGGCGCACTGCGCGCGCGTGGGCATGGAGCTGGGCGCGGACGTGGTGAAGGTGCCCTACACGGGCGACCCGGAGTCGTTCGCGTCCGTGGTGGCCGGGGCGCGCATCCCCGTGGTGATCGCGGGCGGCCCCAAGACCGCCACCACCAGGGACTTTTTGCGCATGGTGTTCGACTCGGTGCAGGCCGGGGGCTCCGGCCTTTCGGTCGGGCGCAACATCTTCCAGCACAAGGACCCCACGCGGCTTCTGCAGGCGCTGGGCAAGATCGTGCACGACGGCTGGGAAGTGGACGAGGCCATGAAGGGCCTGGAAGGGCTGGGCGAATAG